The sequence TCTACCTCTTCGTAAAGTGGTGCTTCACCAAATTCGGGCGTTATTAAGTAAACAGAATGTCCCAATTTTACTAATTCAGGATATAGTTCACCTACATGACGAGCAATCCCCCCAACGATACGAGGGGGAAATTCCCAACTTAATACCAGTATTTTCATATATTGACCCCAACTCGTTACAAATCGTTTAATTATTTCAGCAATTAAAATAATTAAAGGTGCGATCGCTAGTTTTGACGGGAGTATAATTACTCAACTTTAGCTCGTTGTAACAATTCAGTGACAAATACAGTGAACAGTGAACAGTGAACAGTTATCAGTTATCAGTTTTAATTGTTAACTCCTAACTCCTAACTCCTTGCCGAAACCTTACCCACTCTTCAACAGCTTTTTCGTTAGAAACTGCGTCTTTTTTCAATAGAATTACGCCTTCTTTGAAGTCAATAATTCCATATTCTTGATTGTTGGTGATTGTATCAACGAAAGCTACTAGTTGCTTTAATAAACCCCTGTCTCCTCTGAATGCTGGTGCATACTTTTGTAGTTGCCATAAATCAGCGATCGCATAATCCATTTTGACAACTTCTCGGTTATCGTTTCGCAATTCCAACATCGGTACCCGGAGAATTTGGCGGCGACTGGAAAGATGAGGTACTAAATAAGTAGTTGCAGATACGCTGGCATCCGATGGAATTTGCGCTAATAAAGGACGAATCCCTTTGTTTACATGATTCCATTGTTCTGGTAAAGATACATATACCCAAGGTTTTACAGAATCAGGTATAGCAAAATAAAAGGTACGATTTGGATTTGATGTAAAGCTAAAAATTAAAGATAGGGTAATACAAAATATCCAAAAACGCCGAAACGATGGTTTAAATGTTTTGGGATGTTTTGCCCACCAAAGTATTGCACCGTAACACAATCCCGGAACTACACTTAATGCGTAACGAATGGTGATTGCTAATACCGATTCACCTTTACCCAAAAGCAATTTTAGTAGAGGAAATCCGGCAATACTCCAAGATGCTGGAGCAATTGCGGGTATAAATGCAAAAGGCAATAACTGACCGAGTAAATACCGAATTGTTCTATCAAATGGAGTAACTAGTTCTACTACTAATCGAACCGGATTGCTGACTATTCCCCAAATCACATCTAAAGTACTAGCTTCATCAGCATCAACATATTGTCCAAATCTTTCCAACATAAACCGCTTAGAAATATCATCAGAAAACAGCGGCATAATTAAGTTAGTTAGCAGCAGCATATACCCGAAGCTAAAAATACAAACTGCTAATCCAGTCCGAGGAAAGCGTTTACTTAGCACCATGTAAACACCTACGCCAAATAAACTAACCCCTGCATCTTCTCGCACTATGACTATTAATCCAGCCATCAGCCAAAATAGCCACCACCAGCGTTTCTCCATTGCTAAAAGCAAAGTAAAAATAAACAGTGGAAGTTGACTGATATCGTGAAAATTACATAAAGTTGGTCCAATTACAGCATTTGCCGCATAATAGCTACCGGTAATTGCCACGGCTATTCGAGGTTCTAGATATTGCCGCGCTAATACGTAAAGCATCAAACCACCAGCAGTTATCAGCGTTACTAACAAAACGGCTAAAGTTGCCGCGTTGGGAAATAACGCATATATAGGTGCCCAAAGTAACAATGCTGGAGTAAAATGTTGACCTAGCCGATGGTAGAAAACCGTAGGAATTTCATTTGCGTGGACAACATTAGTGGAAAGACTTGAAGACAGGGAACTTTGAAAAAATCGCCCGTGGATATTATTCCAAAAAACCTGATTAAAAATACCTTGGTCAAAAGATGCGTAAAAGCTAAAATATCGGTTTAATACCAGTAAAAGGCATATAAAAAAGAATACTCCTGCTATGGGAAGAATTGGTCTAATAAAAATAAATAATTTTGATAAATTCCACCGCGAATTCGGAATTTTATTAGATATAGTCTCTTGCAATTGTCACTACCTCATTTTCCCTGACGAAGATAGAAAATTTAATTTATATTTTCCAAGATGGAAATATTATAGTGGTTTTTACAGTTAGCAGCGAGCAGTGAACAGTGAGCAGTGAGCAGTGAACAGTGAGCAAGTAAGTATTGCAGATAGGGGAACAATAAGGGAGAAAGATGCTCCCACTACGATTTATTTTTTAACTTCTAACTGATAATTGTTCGCTGACGATTCACACCCGACTGGTGAATCACTGATGACTGTTCACTGCTAACTGTTAACTGATAACTCCCCATCTCGTGCTAGAAGATATAAGTAACCTTAGAGCCGATTCCCAAAAAATGGTTAATTTAATTACTGACGCTCAAAATTTACTTGCTGACTTGATAGCACGTTATTCTAAGAAAGTTGATTATTTGATGATTCGCCTTGAAGAATCTGAAGGCACTGATATAGTATTGCGCGGCGATAAGGTAGAAACTCTGAGCGAATGTATTTCTGTTGGGGGACAAGTAAGGGCTTGTTATAAGGGTGGATGGGGATTGAGTAGCTTCAATCATATTTCCACCATTGAGGAGCGAATTCAAGAAGCCATCGCAGCAGCGAGAATTGTCGGTGATGAGGAAACTATATTAGCTCCTGTAACTCCGGTGCAAGCAGTGTGCGAATTACCTTTGACTGGTACAGATCCCAGACATATATCTTTGATTCAAAAAAAGGAGTTGTGCGATAATTACGTCGATCTACTTAAAAGTATAGATAATCGGATTACCACTACTTCTGTCAGATATGGCGATAGCGCTCAAAAAGTCATTATTGCCACAAGCGAAGGTACGCTAATCGAACAATCTTGGGTAGATATGGAAATGCGTTTTGCTGCAACTGCAAGAAGTGGCGAAACGGTACAAACAGGAAGAGAAACTACAGGCTCTCGTAAAGCTTTTGAAGATTTAACTAATTTAGACGAACAAGTTACCAGCGCCGCACGTAGGGCAATATCTGCTTTATCTTTACCTTCTGTCAAAGGTAATACTTACACTGTAGTAATCGATCCAGTTCTTACCGGTTTATTTGTCCATGAAGCCTTCGGACATCTTTCTGAAGCTGATATGGCTTACGAAAACCCCGATGTATTGGAAGTAATGACTCTGGGAAGAAGATTTGGTAACGAAGAATTACAGATTTTTGATGGTGCTGCACCGGAAGGACATCGCGGTAGCTATTATTATGATGACGAAGGCACCCCAGCAACTACCACTCAATTAATTAAAGATGGAGTTTTAGTAGGAAGATTACATTCTCGGGAAACCGCAGGTAAATTAAACGAAACACCCACAGGAAATTCTCGCTGTCTGAATTATCATTATGCGCCGATAGTGAGAATGACAAATACCTGGATAGAAAGAGGAAAAACTCCCGTAAATGATTTATTTTCTGGAATAAAAGAAGGAGTTTATGCCAAAAACTGGCTCGGTGGCATGACTAACGGCGAAATGTTTACTTTTGGCGCTGGTGAGGCGTGGATGATTAGAAATGGTGAAATAGCCGAACCCGTTAAAGATGTGACTCTTTCAGGTAATGTATTCCAAACTTTAAAAGATATCGAAGCCATCGGAGACGATTTTTATTGGGATGAATCCGGTGGTTGTGGAAAAGGCGGACAAAACGGTTTACCCGTAGGTTGCGGTGGTCCAAGTTTAAGGATAAAAGATGTAGTAGTGGGAGGAGAAGCTGCTTGATAATTGGGAATTGGTAATTGTTAACTGTTCACTTTTGAAATATCGCAATATCTATTTGCTGCAATAATTTTTCTACAGTTGAACTATTATCTAAAACAATATCAGCCCTTTTCTTTTTTTCAGATAAAGGCATTTGACTGCTAATTCTTGCTTGTGCTTGTTCTAAATTTAATTGATTTCGCTGCATCAATCTTTCTATCTGCTGTTTTTCGGAACAAGTAACTACCCAAATTTCCGTTACCAAGTCTGTCATACTTGCTTCAAACAACAAAGGCACAACTGCCACCAAAGTTTGTACTGATGATTGTTGGATTTCTAAAGAAAGGCGATCGCCAACGTAAGGGTGAATCAAGTTATCTACCCACAACCGTTCCTGCTGCTGGTTAAATATTATCTCGGCTAATTTTTCTCGGTTGAGACTGCCGTCTTCTAGTAGAATTTTATCTCCGTAATGTTTGACGATTTGCTCTAAAAGCGGTGAATCAATAGCAACAGCTTCTCTTGCGTAAATATCTGCATCTAGAATCGGTAGATTATAAGCATTGCCTAAATAGTCCGCAACAGTAGTTTTACCTGTTGCAATACCTCCAGTTAAGCCGATTATACGTTTCATGAATTATAGGTAATTAGGAATAGGGTTTAATTGGTAACTATCTATTATGTATCAAAGATTTTCTTTCGTCTCGATATATGGATATATTACCCATTTCCCATTACCTATTACTTATTACCTATTCCCCCACGTCCCTTACCCAATCAATAACAGCTTGAGTCAATCCTTCTAAAGTGTATTCTGAAGCCTCTACGTCCACTCTGCCAAAATAGGATTGACAAGCTTTAGAAGTTTGTGGCCCAATAGAAGCAATACAAACTCCTTCTAGATAATTTGAGACTACAGATGGTTGATTATCTTGTCCATCATCTAGAAAAATTGTTTGTGCTAATTGATTAAAAAATTTCACAGTTTTAGAACTTGCAAAAGTAATGATATCAACCGCTCCACTTTGTAAAGCTAATTCAGCTGAGGGAGGAATGCTACTTGGACAACAAGATTGATATGCTGCCACCTCCACAACTTCTGCTCCTTGTTTTCTAAATTCTCTAATTAAATCTTCTCTTCCACCACTTTCTACTCTGGGAAATAAAACTTTCTTACCAGCAAGTTGCTCGGGAAAATTTTCTACTAAAGAATCAGCAATAAAATTTGGTGGAATAAAATCGGGCTGTAAATTTTGTTTTTTAAGGGTTTGAGCGGTTTTCTCTCCCACAACAGCTATTTTTAGATTAGCTAATGTACGCGCATCTTTTTCTAATGCAATTAATCTTTCAAAAAAGTAATTTATACCGTTGCTAGAAGTGAGAATTAACCAGTCAAATTCTGATAAATTAGCAATTGCATTATCTAAATCCTCCCAACTTGAAGGGGGACCTATTTCTAATGCAGGCATTTCAATTGCGTTCGCACCTGCTGCTACAATCATTTGGGTAAACTGACTTGATTGCCCCACAGAGCGAGTAATTAAAACAGTTTTTCCACTTAAAGGCAAATTCTGGGATACCGTTGTTGCTTGAGATAATGGATTTAGTGACATAAGTTAGAATGCAAAGCATCTATGCGATAGGGAAGCATCTAATTACATTTTCCCAGAAAACCTGCTCAACCCTACTACTTCACTAATAACAATTACAGCAGGAGACAAACGCACCGCCTTTACTTGTTCCACAATCGTGGAAAGTTCACCAATCCATACCTGTTGTTCTGAAGTTCCTGCTTTACGAATAATTGCAACTGGGGTGAATTTATCTTTTCCATATTTAATTAACTGATCTACAATTTCACCCAGATGTTGTCCCCCCATTAAGATTACTAGGGTATCTAACCTTGAAAGCGCTTCCCAATCAAGTTCCGAAGGTTGATGAGCGCTGAATACAGCGAAGCATCTACTTACCTCCGCATCCGTAAGAGGAATTCCTGCTAATAAAGGTGCTGCTGTTACAGAAGAAATTCCCGGAATCACTTCAAAATCACAGCCAGCAGCTTGTAAAGCTTGAATTTCTTGCATACAGCGACCAAAAATAAACGGGTCTCCGGATTTAAGCCGAATAACGAGCTTTTCTTGCTGACAATATTTAACTAATAATTGATTAATTTCTGATTGAGGGGTACTTGGTAAACCACCCCGTTTTCCCACATGGATTTTTAAACAATTATCCGGTACCAGTTTTAATAATTGCTCGTCCACTAAAGCATCGTAAATTAATACTTCAGCTTCAGCTAATAACCGATAAGCTTTGACTGTTAAATAATCTACGTCTCCTACCCCTGCACCTACAAGGTAGACTTTGCCTTTTGATTGAGCCATTTAGTTTGTTAATACCTATAGGGATTTAATTAAATGCTCAACACCTTATTAACTATTCAACTTTTCTAACAACTGACTGACTTCTTCCGCTTTCTGCGGCTGACGCTTTTGTAATACTTCTTTGGCTTTCTGTAAATATCCTATCGCTTCCGATTGCTTTTCTTGCTGCATATAAATTCGACTCAAACGTAAATAAGCATCAGCTTTTTTTGGTGCGCGTTCAATAACTTCTTTGTACTTTTCAATAGCTGCTTCTACCTTTCCCTGTTTTAGTAAAGAATCGCCTAAAAGCAAGCGAACTACATCGTTACTTACATTGATAGAAGTTACTTGACGAAAAACAGCTTCTGCATTCTCATAATCTTTCTGCTGATATAAATCTAGTCCTTTCTGAAAAAGATTAGAAGTTCTTAAAGTTTTAACAGCAAAATAAATTAGCAGGAAAATACTTGAAAGAACGATAACAGCAGGAATAATTGTATTTAGTTGCGGATTTTCTAACATAATTAAGAGTAGTTAAGAGTTATGAGTTAGGAATTAGAAATTAGGATTTAATGTCTAAAAACCTTATTTAGTGTAAGCATCCCAATTCAGTCATCTGAAGATGACTTTCGCTATTAGCCTGGGACTTGCAGTCCCAGGTGAGTGGGAAAATAAAACAACTAACCCAATAAACAAGAAATAGGAAAAATCAAATATTCAAGATAAAACAACTTCCAAATAAACTGATAAGCACTAGTAGTAGAAATTTTATCTTGTAAATCGGTTTGTTGAGTCTGCCACCACATGAAACCTAAGATTACAGAATGAACCGCGACTACAAATATAGAATTAACTTTTGCAAAGCCTAGCAATCCTACCACAATCATCCCAGCGTAACAAAGACTCAACAGCCAGCGAGAAAGATTAAAGACTGTTTCTTTTCCCAACTTAATTGTAAAAGTAGTGATATTGTACTGGCGATCGCCTTCCATATCGGGGATATCTTTAAAGATGGCGATGGCAATTGTAAATACCAGGATAAACCAGGTTAAAGTCCATACCGCAGGTGGAATTGATTGTTGAGCTTGCAATACCCAAGAGAAGTGCAAAAACAATCCTAAATTAACTATGGCTCCTCGTACAGAAAATATACAAATTGCAGCCCAAAAAGGAAATCGTTTTAAACGAATTGGTGGTAAAGAATAAGCCGTACCAATAGCTAAACTAATAGCTACCATCCCAAATAAAAAAGGTCCCGAAAACCAAGATAACGAGAGCGCTAAAATACCGGTAGTAATGACAATAATTTCTCCCATCCGTTGCGTAAACTCTCCCGAAGCAACAGGTAAATGAGGCTTATTAATTTTGTCGATTTCTACATCTTGCAGTTGATTTAGTCCAACAATATAGACATTTCCAGATAAACAAGCAATCCAAGCAGCTATAAGAGAAAGCAAAGAATAAGAATTTGGGAATGGAAAACTACTATTTGTTAAAGCAATGGCAACAACATATAATCCCAACACGCTCAAACTCGTACCGTAAATTGTATGAGGACGAGAAAACTTCCAAAAAGCGTAAAGCCAATTACTTTGCAACCCCGTTTGTGAAACTTGACTCATAATAATTTTGGATTTTAGATTTAATATGGGCATTGGGGATTGGGCATAGGGCATGGGGAATCGGGCATTGGTAATCGGTAATTGGGCATAGGAATTAAAAACCCCCTCTTCCCCCTCTTCTACATCACTCCTTAATTCCGGTTAACAAACCAAACTTAATCAAGCCACTTTCATAACCGCGACTCATTAAACCAAGGGACATTGCACCTTGAATTGTTTTCCAACCAGCACGCAATAAACCAAACAATGCTTTGGCATTAAAAGCAGAATCAATTACCACATTCCAAAAAGGAGCCACAGCTTCCGACCAATCCGCAGTGCTAATATTTTGTAAAGGTAGTTGACGAGCAATTTCTTCGTATTCGGGCAGAGAAATTACGTATGGTAAGCAATACACCTCATAAATCTGCTGTAAATGCTTTTTTTCCTCTGCACTTAAAGGTGATTCATCGGTGGCACGATGACACCAAGTGACTAAAATCAACTTTCCTCCCGGCTTGAGTACCCGGTAGCATTCTTGTAAAAATTTTTGCTTGTCCGGCATATGCTCGCCGCTTTCCAAAGACCAAACTAAATCAAAGCTGTTATCCTCGAAGGGCATATCCAAAGCATCTGCCACCTGAAAATTAGTTCTATGCTGTAAACCAAACTCAGCCGCCCGCTCGCTTGCTCTTTGTGCCTGTACGGGGCTTAAAGTAATACCAGTAGCCGCAGCGTTAAATTTATCCGCTAAATACAAAGAACTTCCACCGATGCCGCAACCCACATCTAAAATATTTTCAGCTTGCTGCACCTGTGCCCATTGCAACAACTCCTCAATTAAATCAATTTGTGCTTGACGGCGGTTTTTTTGTTCTTTACCATCGGCACCGTAATAACCGTGATGCATATGCTCCCCCCATATGTCTTCCCAGAGACTAGAAGAAGCATCGTAGAATTGCTGAATTTGCTGGCTTAGTGTTGCTGTCATGAGTTGAGCAATGTTAAGACTGTCGCAGAATTAAAAAACATATATTGGTAGGCTACCACGTGTGTTTTGTTTCCAGAAGGAAAAATACTCCATCCGCAATAAGATGGAATAATTCGTTGTAATAGCTTTTTATATGATTCTGCTGATTTCGGGTTTTAAATTAAAAACCAGCCCTCGCCCTCAAGCAGAGGAAAATCCAAAATCCCCAAACCTTAAAATCCAAAATCTAAAATCCATATGACTGCTCCTCAAAAAATTTGCTTTGGCTTTCTGGCAGTAATTGCTGTAGGAACTGTTTTATTAATGATGCCTTTTTCCACAGCTACGAATACCTGGAATAGCCCAATTGTTGCTTTATTTACCGCGACTTCTGCCGTTTGCGTTACGGGTTTGGCTGTAGTTGATACCGGTACAGATTTTTCCTTCTGGGGTCAGTTATTTATTCTGTTGCTCGCACAAGTCGGCGGGTTGGGATATATGACATTTACAACCTTTTTAATTATGTTGACTGGGCGTAGATTTGATTTGAGGCATAAAATCGCCATTCAACAAGCTTTAGATCGGCGAGAAATGGAAGGTAGCGGTAATATTATTCGCTCCATTATTGCAGTAACGCTATTTTTTGAAATCACAGGAATCTTTTTACTACTTTTAGTATTTGTTCCCGATTTTGGATGGGATAAAGGAATGTGGTTAGCAATTTTTCACAGCATCAGTGCTTGGAATAATGCTGGTTTTAGCCTGTTTTCAAATAGCTTGGTGGATTATAATTCTTCGGGCTTATTAGTCTTTACAATCTCCGGCTTAGTTATTTTCGGTGGAATCGGATACCAAGTAATCTTAGAAATGTTTTTCTGGCTGCGCGATCGCCTGCGTCGAAGACCCCGTAATATAGTTTTATCTCTTGACTATAAAGTTGCTACTAGTACCACAATATTTTTACTAGTTTTAGGTTTGGTAGCTTTTTTCTTCGTGGAAGTCAGAAATACACAAACGATAGAA comes from Rivularia sp. PCC 7116 and encodes:
- a CDS encoding DUF2079 domain-containing protein, which gives rise to MPNSRWNLSKLFIFIRPILPIAGVFFFICLLLVLNRYFSFYASFDQGIFNQVFWNNIHGRFFQSSLSSSLSTNVVHANEIPTVFYHRLGQHFTPALLLWAPIYALFPNAATLAVLLVTLITAGGLMLYVLARQYLEPRIAVAITGSYYAANAVIGPTLCNFHDISQLPLFIFTLLLAMEKRWWWLFWLMAGLIVIVREDAGVSLFGVGVYMVLSKRFPRTGLAVCIFSFGYMLLLTNLIMPLFSDDISKRFMLERFGQYVDADEASTLDVIWGIVSNPVRLVVELVTPFDRTIRYLLGQLLPFAFIPAIAPASWSIAGFPLLKLLLGKGESVLAITIRYALSVVPGLCYGAILWWAKHPKTFKPSFRRFWIFCITLSLIFSFTSNPNRTFYFAIPDSVKPWVYVSLPEQWNHVNKGIRPLLAQIPSDASVSATTYLVPHLSSRRQILRVPMLELRNDNREVVKMDYAIADLWQLQKYAPAFRGDRGLLKQLVAFVDTITNNQEYGIIDFKEGVILLKKDAVSNEKAVEEWVRFRQGVRS
- a CDS encoding TldD/PmbA family protein, yielding MVNLITDAQNLLADLIARYSKKVDYLMIRLEESEGTDIVLRGDKVETLSECISVGGQVRACYKGGWGLSSFNHISTIEERIQEAIAAARIVGDEETILAPVTPVQAVCELPLTGTDPRHISLIQKKELCDNYVDLLKSIDNRITTTSVRYGDSAQKVIIATSEGTLIEQSWVDMEMRFAATARSGETVQTGRETTGSRKAFEDLTNLDEQVTSAARRAISALSLPSVKGNTYTVVIDPVLTGLFVHEAFGHLSEADMAYENPDVLEVMTLGRRFGNEELQIFDGAAPEGHRGSYYYDDEGTPATTTQLIKDGVLVGRLHSRETAGKLNETPTGNSRCLNYHYAPIVRMTNTWIERGKTPVNDLFSGIKEGVYAKNWLGGMTNGEMFTFGAGEAWMIRNGEIAEPVKDVTLSGNVFQTLKDIEAIGDDFYWDESGGCGKGGQNGLPVGCGGPSLRIKDVVVGGEAA
- the coaE gene encoding dephospho-CoA kinase (Dephospho-CoA kinase (CoaE) performs the final step in coenzyme A biosynthesis.) — encoded protein: MKRIIGLTGGIATGKTTVADYLGNAYNLPILDADIYAREAVAIDSPLLEQIVKHYGDKILLEDGSLNREKLAEIIFNQQQERLWVDNLIHPYVGDRLSLEIQQSSVQTLVAVVPLLFEASMTDLVTEIWVVTCSEKQQIERLMQRNQLNLEQAQARISSQMPLSEKKKRADIVLDNSSTVEKLLQQIDIAIFQK
- a CDS encoding uroporphyrinogen-III synthase; the protein is MSLNPLSQATTVSQNLPLSGKTVLITRSVGQSSQFTQMIVAAGANAIEMPALEIGPPSSWEDLDNAIANLSEFDWLILTSSNGINYFFERLIALEKDARTLANLKIAVVGEKTAQTLKKQNLQPDFIPPNFIADSLVENFPEQLAGKKVLFPRVESGGREDLIREFRKQGAEVVEVAAYQSCCPSSIPPSAELALQSGAVDIITFASSKTVKFFNQLAQTIFLDDGQDNQPSVVSNYLEGVCIASIGPQTSKACQSYFGRVDVEASEYTLEGLTQAVIDWVRDVGE
- the cobA gene encoding uroporphyrinogen-III C-methyltransferase translates to MAQSKGKVYLVGAGVGDVDYLTVKAYRLLAEAEVLIYDALVDEQLLKLVPDNCLKIHVGKRGGLPSTPQSEINQLLVKYCQQEKLVIRLKSGDPFIFGRCMQEIQALQAAGCDFEVIPGISSVTAAPLLAGIPLTDAEVSRCFAVFSAHQPSELDWEALSRLDTLVILMGGQHLGEIVDQLIKYGKDKFTPVAIIRKAGTSEQQVWIGELSTIVEQVKAVRLSPAVIVISEVVGLSRFSGKM
- a CDS encoding tetratricopeptide repeat protein translates to MLENPQLNTIIPAVIVLSSIFLLIYFAVKTLRTSNLFQKGLDLYQQKDYENAEAVFRQVTSINVSNDVVRLLLGDSLLKQGKVEAAIEKYKEVIERAPKKADAYLRLSRIYMQQEKQSEAIGYLQKAKEVLQKRQPQKAEEVSQLLEKLNS
- a CDS encoding homogentisate phytyltransferase; amino-acid sequence: MSQVSQTGLQSNWLYAFWKFSRPHTIYGTSLSVLGLYVVAIALTNSSFPFPNSYSLLSLIAAWIACLSGNVYIVGLNQLQDVEIDKINKPHLPVASGEFTQRMGEIIVITTGILALSLSWFSGPFLFGMVAISLAIGTAYSLPPIRLKRFPFWAAICIFSVRGAIVNLGLFLHFSWVLQAQQSIPPAVWTLTWFILVFTIAIAIFKDIPDMEGDRQYNITTFTIKLGKETVFNLSRWLLSLCYAGMIVVGLLGFAKVNSIFVVAVHSVILGFMWWQTQQTDLQDKISTTSAYQFIWKLFYLEYLIFPISCLLG
- a CDS encoding methyltransferase domain-containing protein; the protein is MTATLSQQIQQFYDASSSLWEDIWGEHMHHGYYGADGKEQKNRRQAQIDLIEELLQWAQVQQAENILDVGCGIGGSSLYLADKFNAAATGITLSPVQAQRASERAAEFGLQHRTNFQVADALDMPFEDNSFDLVWSLESGEHMPDKQKFLQECYRVLKPGGKLILVTWCHRATDESPLSAEEKKHLQQIYEVYCLPYVISLPEYEEIARQLPLQNISTADWSEAVAPFWNVVIDSAFNAKALFGLLRAGWKTIQGAMSLGLMSRGYESGLIKFGLLTGIKE
- a CDS encoding TrkH family potassium uptake protein; the encoded protein is MTAPQKICFGFLAVIAVGTVLLMMPFSTATNTWNSPIVALFTATSAVCVTGLAVVDTGTDFSFWGQLFILLLAQVGGLGYMTFTTFLIMLTGRRFDLRHKIAIQQALDRREMEGSGNIIRSIIAVTLFFEITGIFLLLLVFVPDFGWDKGMWLAIFHSISAWNNAGFSLFSNSLVDYNSSGLLVFTISGLVIFGGIGYQVILEMFFWLRDRLRRRPRNIVLSLDYKVATSTTIFLLVLGLVAFFFVEVRNTQTIENFSFRSQLLAAWFQSMTTRTAGFNSIEIGSMTTAGLFITIALMFVGASPGGTGGGMKTTTIRVLSSCTKSILQGKEEVLLYERRIAVSLILKAVGVIVGSVTVVIICTILISLTDPVFDFIQILFEVVSAYATVGLSTGITSKFSIWGKLILILTMYMGRVGVLLLMSAVLGDPKPTQIHYPEEDLLVG